The following DNA comes from Erigeron canadensis isolate Cc75 chromosome 3, C_canadensis_v1, whole genome shotgun sequence.
CGGGTGGTTCAGGTTATGTTTAAAGTCTaacatgtaaaataaaaatcatggcTTATCAGAAAACAGATCGAAATGGGTTGAAAGCGTTCTGAAGTATAGCCTAACCAAACAAACCTTCTAATTTCTTTTAAtcgaaaattatttttcttttgaaataatataattgttTCTAATAATTATTTGACACACTAGTTATTACCAaacttatcttttttttttttttggctgtGGGAAAGACCCCCACAGTCCCACTAGTGAATTACCTGTTTTATACCTGTTATGACCCATTACCTAAGTTGTCTTGCCACCTTCAGAGGTCACCTGATTCTCGTTTGTTTAAACTGAATTTATATAGGTTGTCGAAGATGTTCTTATGAGGGTATTTGAGATAAAACGTGAAGAAAACCTGCAAACGGTGTAGGTTAGGGTTATATTTAACAAATGAATTCAATGCTATACATGTTTTTTGTATGTAAACTATGTACCTCTACATGTGTTAACTGCATAATGTTCAATTGTGGTATACCTTGATGTTACAACTATCTCAACATAGTGATTCTTTGATTGATATTCATAGCTTGATGTGTGTGAGATGACAAAGACGGTCAAGCGTTTGTATTTGccacatatatatttgaaacaaatgtTGTAAAATAAACTGCTTCTTCTCCTTATAGGACATGAATAAAAAGCAACAATTCCTTACCAAATTACCAAGGTGACATAGACTTTGAACACGATACTCGGAATTAAGGTAGCATTCTTGATTTCTTTCTTGTTTCAATGATCAAACATGGTAGTAATTATGctaaagatagatagataagaAAGATgataaacttaaataaataacagaacatcaatatcaataaattttattaataaatgatAAGAATAGCAATACACAAAGCAAATGAACATATAAATCAACAGACCTAATATAGAATCATAAACCCATCTGCTAAATCCCAAACAATTTGGACAAAATGGGTTATAAGAATTTAGTTTTCAACTTCTGAAGATAATCATTACCAAAGACAAGGATCTTTCACTGATTATGTGGTGGCTTAATGATCCTTTGCAGGACGACAGTCCTAGCTCGTCTAACATCACGGCTGCAGTTATCTGCTTGCAACCCTAAATCATCAACATTCTTCATAAACGAATTGAGTTTTATCTTTATTTCCTCGATTGcaattttcatcatttcatctCCCTCGATCGCATGATCAGCCTTCCTCATCATCTCCTCTATATCCATTTTAAGCCTATCAACAAGAACCCGAATTGTATCAAGGTCCCTGATTGCCACAAAACCCCCAACCTGCATCGAGCTAATGATCTCCTTTTGTCCTTTAATGGCATTCTCATAGTTCTTTAAAAGGGAGTTAATCCACTTCCCCATTGAACCAAGAGGGATAGCAGATGCGGCAGTAAGAGCAGCAGCCACAGCCGGTGCAGCCATAGCAGCCGCCACTACAGAACATATCAACACTGCTGCAAAAGTAGCCACAAAGATAACAGATGACACTTTCCTCCACGTTTGAATATACTTAACTTTTTTATCCAACTTCATTTTCTTAGCTTGTAACTTATCAAGCATCAGCATTTGCTGTCGATACACAGAATGAAAAATCGTGAAGAATTCCTCGGTGAACGGATCACCAGCATCCTTAAAATGCTTCAAATCCTCGAGCGTCTTTTCATACTTATCATCCTCTCCACCTTCATCCTCATCAAAATGCTGCAAAGCCACAAGAATCAACAACTGACTATCTCTCACCCTTTTCAAACACTTATCCAATGCAGCACAGAAATCTAGCGTTTGCAGACTATTCTCAAAATACTCCTCcaccaattcaaacaattcTTGATTCTTCCAAATATCTTTCTTACAATGCAATATCACCTTCACAACTTCTTGATTCATTTCCAACAAACATTCCGTAACTTCCTTCAACGTGTCAAACGACAATGCCCGAACCTCAACTCCCACAGCCAAAGTATTGATCACATTATTAGCCCTAGCATGTAACATAGCATCAAACGATTGCAAATCCGTATCTGATCTACACGCAGCCTCATACGCATTTAACTCCGATATTATCTGATGGGTATCTTTCAAAGACATCGAAGGCAAACCCGAAGACGTAGCAGCAGCAGTAGATGCTGCAGATCTCTTACTAACATGACCTCCCATCTTTTTTCTCCAAACCAAATAGATACCAAATTCTTATAATACCAACAATGCAATTccaacaaaaactaaaattgacCCAAAAAGCATAACACAATCCAAACCCTAAAAAGATACCAAATTTAAGCTgactatataatataaaactgaCCCAGATAGCATAACACAATCGAAATGCGAAAAAGGCAATTAATTTAAgctaaatatgaaataaaacaGACTCAGGTGAGAAAAAGCAGTAAAGATTAAAACTTGCA
Coding sequences within:
- the LOC122594362 gene encoding UPF0496 protein At4g34320-like codes for the protein MGGHVSKRSAASTAAATSSGLPSMSLKDTHQIISELNAYEAACRSDTDLQSFDAMLHARANNVINTLAVGVEVRALSFDTLKEVTECLLEMNQEVVKVILHCKKDIWKNQELFELVEEYFENSLQTLDFCAALDKCLKRVRDSQLLILVALQHFDEDEGGEDDKYEKTLEDLKHFKDAGDPFTEEFFTIFHSVYRQQMLMLDKLQAKKMKLDKKVKYIQTWRKVSSVIFVATFAAVLICSVVAAAMAAPAVAAALTAASAIPLGSMGKWINSLLKNYENAIKGQKEIISSMQVGGFVAIRDLDTIRVLVDRLKMDIEEMMRKADHAIEGDEMMKIAIEEIKIKLNSFMKNVDDLGLQADNCSRDVRRARTVVLQRIIKPPHNQ